In Candidatus Neomarinimicrobiota bacterium, the genomic window AACTGAAAATTGACCTCATCTTGATCCTTATAAAGTAAGGGGAGAAATTTCTCGCCAGAACTTCACACGATTCAGATGACCTCTTTTTGATAACTTTTCTATTATTTTACCAACAACATTTTCTTGACAGACTGCTGACCGTTCATTTCCAAGCGATAGAAATATGAACCACTTGAGTAGGCTGCCCCATCAAAACTGACCTCATGGCGACCGGCATTGAGCGTCCCATTCTGGAGGGTCACAAGTTCGCGACCCATGATATCAAAGACTGTCAGTTCCACGTGTCCCGTGGCTGGCAGATTGAAAGATATCAGCGTGCTGGGATTGAAGGGGTTTGGATAGTTCTGATTCAAGCTGAAATATTCCGGTTGCAGTACTGGATCAACAGTACTTACGTCCACCTCAAAATCATGATCAGCAAAGTAAAGACGCTGCATATAATCTTCATTTTGTTCTGGAGGATCAATAGTGGCAACATCATAGTCCGGCACCTGCCAGAACATGTAGATATGACCGTCATCGGCAACCCGATTAATGTGCCCATCGATCTCATCGATAACACCATCGTTGGTCATGGTCAAATTCTCAACTTCTGTCCAAGTCGTACCATTATCAGTTGAATAGGCACCCACTATATTTGCGTCAGCCCATTCAGTGCCATCGACAGTAGTACCTGTATCCGTTATGGTATAGTAAGTGATGTATAAAGCATTATCTATGGTCTTGTCATACGCAGCACTGATAACATTAGATGACCAGCCAGGTACGCTATAAGCCCAACCCATTTGCATGGAACCAACAAAGGATATTTCCATCTGTACGGGACCACCGGAACCGGCAAAGCCATCTTCAGGTGCATAAAAATGGTAGACACCATTTTCAACCGAATAGCGGATGTAAACACTCTCGCCCCAGGATGGTAATACGCCACTCCAAACATGGACACCACCATCAGGATCAGTGATTACTTCAAGATCATAAGAGATGAAGGGAGACCATTCGCCACCCAGTTCATCACCCAGGTAGGTGACTGTAGAATCGAACATATCATAGGAGCTGTCTGGAAAAACATCTTCAAAATAGGCATCTAACAGAGCATCCGGTTCCCAGTACCAGGGGCTCCAGGTTGCACCATAGTTGGCAGTTTTCTTCATGAATATGGTATGATTCCCAACCATGTTCTCATCACCCCAATAGGCTGAAACGGCATAGTAACCGATACCATCATCATTAATATCCATATTGCCTGTGGCCGTATAGTTGCTGGAACCATCCCATTGAAATTCACGATCATTATTCAGAATGGTCATGGCATTGGAAAAACCGAAAGCTGATCCGCCCCAGCCACCAACTTCAGCAGCATGAAAGGTGATATGATCCCGGTTATTTGACCAATCATTGATGGTGGCATTAAAATAATTATTACCATCAGCATCAGTGTTATAGGTCGGAACGACAATCCAGGAATCATGAGCAGCCGGATTATTGTGGACATCAGTGGGATCAAAAAAGATCTCGCCACCATATTCACCTTCATCAAAGGTATAGAACGCACGACCACCGTAATCACCACCACCACCGCCACCACTTTCATTCCAGATCAGGATCGGATAGTATTCAGTTGCTACAGCAGATGGATACCGTCCACCGGCTGCAGACAGGCCATCGTTCAAATTTGAAAAGGTCGTAAATGATTGACCACCATTATCAGTATAAGCGGCACCAATTGAGCCAGACGATCCGGTGAGACCGGCAAATTGACGATAACCCATCAGAATTTGATCGGTATTCGCTTCATTTCTAGAAATGGGATTGGTCTCTGATACCAGCATACCATAACCATTTTTAGAGGAATCGACCAACACACCATTCACTTCACGCAAGGCGTGGGAAAAAGTACTCTGACTTAGGTCTGGAATAATCGGTGTTCCAACTGGTTCATAATTTTTGTTCAAAGTCGAAGGAACAGACTTTGGAGCTCTATTTGCCTCGCCTGCATACGCTGTAACAGCGAATATCAAAATCAAGGAAATTG contains:
- a CDS encoding T9SS type A sorting domain-containing protein, which translates into the protein MRRMLSISLILIFAVTAYAGEANRAPKSVPSTLNKNYEPVGTPIIPDLSQSTFSHALREVNGVLVDSSKNGYGMLVSETNPISRNEANTDQILMGYRQFAGLTGSSGSIGAAYTDNGGQSFTTFSNLNDGLSAAGGRYPSAVATEYYPILIWNESGGGGGGDYGGRAFYTFDEGEYGGEIFFDPTDVHNNPAAHDSWIVVPTYNTDADGNNYFNATINDWSNNRDHITFHAAEVGGWGGSAFGFSNAMTILNNDREFQWDGSSNYTATGNMDINDDGIGYYAVSAYWGDENMVGNHTIFMKKTANYGATWSPWYWEPDALLDAYFEDVFPDSSYDMFDSTVTYLGDELGGEWSPFISYDLEVITDPDGGVHVWSGVLPSWGESVYIRYSVENGVYHFYAPEDGFAGSGGPVQMEISFVGSMQMGWAYSVPGWSSNVISAAYDKTIDNALYITYYTITDTGTTVDGTEWADANIVGAYSTDNGTTWTEVENLTMTNDGVIDEIDGHINRVADDGHIYMFWQVPDYDVATIDPPEQNEDYMQRLYFADHDFEVDVSTVDPVLQPEYFSLNQNYPNPFNPSTLISFNLPATGHVELTVFDIMGRELVTLQNGTLNAGRHEVSFDGAAYSSGSYFYRLEMNGQQSVKKMLLVK